A single region of the Xenopus laevis strain J_2021 chromosome 4L, Xenopus_laevis_v10.1, whole genome shotgun sequence genome encodes:
- the rpl32.L gene encoding ribosomal protein L32 L homeolog: MAALRPLTKPKIVKKRTKKFIRHQSDRYVKIKRNWRKPRGIDNRARRRFKGQILMPNIGYGSNKKTKHMLPTGFKKFLVHNIKELEVLMMSNKSFCAEIAHNVSSKNRKTIVERAAQLAIKVTNPNARLRSEENE; this comes from the exons ATGGCGGCCCTCAGACCTCTCACCAAGCCAAAGATAGTGAAGAAGCGGACAAAAAAGTTCATCCGCCACCAGTCAGATCGCTATGTTAAGATTAAG CGTAACTGGCGCAAACCCAGAGGTATTGATAACAGAGCCCGCAGAAGGTTTAAGGGACAGATCCTGATGCCTAACATTGGTTATGGTAGcaacaaaaagacaaaacacaTGTTGCCCACAGGATTTAAGAAGTTTCTGGTGCACAACATCAAAGAATTGGAGGTTCTCATGATGAGCAACAA GTCTTTCTGCGCAGAAATCGCCCACAATGTTTCCTCTAAAAACCGTAAGACAATTGTGGAGAGAGCTGCACAGCTTGCAATCAAAGTCACAAACCCCAACGCCAGACTTCGCAGCGAGGAAAACGAATAA